The genomic stretch CGCGCACGCAGTCGAGCGCCACCAGGTTTAGCGCGGCCACCGTCTCGTCGGGCCACGCCTGGGCAAGAGCGTCAATGCGCCGTTCTGCCGGGCCGCCCAGGTGCTCGAAGACACTAAGCCGCGTCGCGCCGTAACCAGCCTCAGTGAGCAGCCGAGCCAGCGCTGCCGGCGTGCCGCCATCGGCGCTGAGCACCAGCAGGTGCCGGCCATGGTGCAGTTGCCGCGCCAACGTGGCCAGCGACCGGCCCACGCAGGACAGCACCTCCGCGTCCTGCAGCGCCCAGCCCAGGCGCGCGACCGCCAGCGAGACCGAAGACAGCACCGGCAACACGCGCAACTCCTCGATCGGCAACTGCCGCGCCAGAGTCGCGCCGATGCCGTAGCACATCGGATCGCCGCTGGCCAGCACGCAAATGGGCTCAGGGCGCCGAGCCAGCAGCGCCGTGATTTCGAACGGCTTCGGCCATGGCTCGCGGCGCGCGCGTAACCAGCCTGGCATCATCGCCAGATGACGCTCGCCGCCGATCACCACCGCCGCGTCGATCAGCGCGCGCCGAGCCGGCTTGCCAAGCCCCTCGAAACCATCGGCGCCGATGCCGATCACCGTCAGCCACGCCGTCATCCCCCGCTCTCCATGCCTGCCCCACCCTCGTTCGATCGCTGTCTATGATACGCAGGACACGCTGCGGGCCGTGGCGCGCAGCGGGTCTCAGGTAGATTAAAGTGGACATAATAACAGCCTCGTTCGCTGGTGCCGAAGCAACCCGAAAGCAGCCTAATGAGCCCGATGGCATGTACCCGCTGGCGGTTTTCGACAAGCCGCCCAAGGCAATGGGGCAGTGTGCCTCGCCACGCTGCCGCTGGCATACGCCTCGATTGCGCTCGCCCTTGCCGGCCCGGAACCGTGATTTGATCCGGT from Burkholderia sp. encodes the following:
- the cbiE gene encoding precorrin-6y C5,15-methyltransferase (decarboxylating) subunit CbiE — its product is MTAWLTVIGIGADGFEGLGKPARRALIDAAVVIGGERHLAMMPGWLRARREPWPKPFEITALLARRPEPICVLASGDPMCYGIGATLARQLPIEELRVLPVLSSVSLAVARLGWALQDAEVLSCVGRSLATLARQLHHGRHLLVLSADGGTPAALARLLTEAGYGATRLSVFEHLGGPAERRIDALAQAWPDETVAALNLVALDCVRGSDTQPLSLTPGLPDEAYRHDGQLTKRDMRAITLARLAPTPGELLWDVGAGSGSIGIEWMRVHPSCAAIAIEADAERRETIAFNRDRLGVPGLVIVAGRAPEALAGLAVPEAIFIGGGGSEAGVLAACWAALKPGGRLVSNAVTLQAETVLLAWREEHGGALTRIALANAVPLGSFDTWRQALPVTLYEVRKPIGEAA